From Schaalia sp. ZJ405, one genomic window encodes:
- a CDS encoding ABC transporter substrate-binding protein, with the protein MTTAFLTFSLAACASPGGANSTNESGKEVEQDASQPLTVWVDSTRQPMAEAYKEAHPDANVVIETYDGNANGATTLQTKISLFNQSGEGWPDVVFSTQPQEMSWMTQDRYAFPLDITEKLEDSVKDSFAKGALVPCTVDDKIYCLRNDLAMNVTWYNDALFKEFGYEVPKTWEEWGELGEKVAAEHPGYIIGTIGDNWATDIYLWASQCPANANEGDRQVRIDLTDPKCTRVQELIDPLIANGSVSTDTVFSSSFANTYKDKMLMLIGPNWYGGALLEKGAALEQTPGTWGVAPALTWKDGTETTGNVGGGLWIVSRHSQVQDKAVDFVSWVTTSEKTQGTAPGYPANTEAAKAWLKNLRDRKFYVNDPSEAFENAAAKVWDGWAYTSYSWYTPWADKVVTRLLEGSSLKDTLPAFQEEMRNKAEATGYKVVE; encoded by the coding sequence GTGACAACAGCATTTCTGACCTTTTCTCTCGCGGCATGTGCGAGTCCGGGAGGCGCCAACAGTACCAACGAATCCGGGAAGGAAGTTGAACAGGATGCATCCCAACCGCTGACGGTGTGGGTTGATTCAACTCGGCAACCGATGGCAGAGGCCTATAAGGAAGCCCATCCGGATGCCAACGTTGTGATCGAAACATACGATGGAAATGCGAATGGAGCAACCACGCTACAGACGAAAATTAGCCTGTTTAACCAGTCTGGAGAGGGATGGCCGGATGTTGTCTTCTCCACGCAACCTCAAGAAATGTCGTGGATGACTCAGGACCGATACGCTTTCCCACTCGATATTACGGAAAAGCTGGAAGATTCTGTGAAAGACTCTTTTGCGAAAGGGGCACTAGTTCCCTGCACAGTAGATGACAAAATCTACTGCTTGCGCAACGACCTGGCAATGAATGTCACCTGGTATAACGACGCACTGTTCAAAGAGTTTGGATACGAGGTTCCGAAAACTTGGGAAGAATGGGGTGAACTGGGAGAAAAGGTCGCGGCCGAGCATCCCGGATATATCATCGGAACAATTGGGGATAACTGGGCGACCGACATCTACCTGTGGGCCAGCCAATGCCCAGCTAATGCCAACGAGGGTGATCGTCAGGTTCGCATCGACTTGACAGACCCAAAGTGCACAAGAGTTCAGGAACTCATCGATCCCCTGATTGCCAATGGATCCGTTTCAACCGACACGGTCTTCTCCTCGTCCTTCGCAAACACCTACAAAGACAAGATGCTCATGCTCATCGGTCCAAACTGGTACGGTGGTGCCCTCCTGGAGAAGGGAGCAGCGCTGGAGCAGACTCCGGGTACCTGGGGAGTAGCTCCGGCACTGACCTGGAAAGATGGTACTGAAACCACCGGAAATGTCGGTGGAGGCCTGTGGATTGTCTCCCGACATTCTCAGGTTCAAGACAAGGCAGTCGATTTCGTGTCGTGGGTGACAACTTCTGAGAAGACGCAGGGGACAGCTCCTGGATATCCGGCAAATACTGAGGCAGCAAAGGCCTGGCTGAAGAATTTACGCGATCGGAAGTTCTACGTCAACGACCCATCGGAGGCTTTCGAGAATGCCGCCGCTAAGGTGTGGGACGGATGGGCGTACACCTCGTATTCCTGGTACACGCCGTGGGCGGATAAAGTGGTGACGCGACTGCTTGAAGGCTCAAGCCTCAAAGACACTCTGCCAGCATTCCAAGAAGAAATGCGCAATAAGGCGGAGGCCACGGGCTACAAGGTAGTTGAGTAA
- a CDS encoding carbohydrate ABC transporter permease — translation MPTPFASQSHRHVKKEKGMGVVPYLFVAPYVILLVIYGIVPVVYAFLLSLSHPDGSFAFLDNFIQVVNDYRFLTSMKNVGIYVVIWLSSLLILVVLLALLTHQAFQHFSKIARFVYYIPGALAGAASTLVWMFMLDPSVSPVSSFLNSIGIESFAQSVGPDKLPWIFAVIAFWSGAGGWIIIMYGALNGIPHEVIEAARVDGAGMFTTATRIQVPMILKWIAYMLIMSFATGTQLFVEPQLLASATFGGVSESWSPNQLSLVYAFHYADFNSAAALNMILLIISLIVAIIVIRKIKLFEVE, via the coding sequence ATGCCTACCCCCTTTGCTTCTCAAAGCCACCGGCATGTGAAGAAAGAAAAAGGAATGGGGGTTGTGCCGTATCTCTTCGTGGCACCGTATGTGATCCTCTTGGTCATTTACGGAATCGTCCCGGTAGTCTACGCATTCCTCCTGTCCCTTTCGCATCCGGATGGTTCATTCGCTTTCCTGGACAACTTCATTCAGGTGGTCAACGACTACAGGTTCCTCACATCCATGAAGAACGTTGGAATCTATGTTGTCATCTGGCTGTCATCACTCCTGATCCTTGTCGTCCTCCTGGCCCTCCTGACGCATCAGGCTTTCCAGCATTTCTCGAAGATTGCGAGGTTTGTTTACTACATTCCCGGAGCATTGGCGGGAGCCGCTTCAACTCTTGTGTGGATGTTCATGCTCGACCCGTCGGTTTCTCCCGTGAGTTCGTTCCTGAATTCCATAGGGATCGAGTCCTTCGCTCAATCCGTTGGGCCTGACAAGTTGCCTTGGATCTTTGCGGTCATCGCTTTCTGGAGCGGAGCGGGTGGATGGATCATCATCATGTATGGCGCACTCAACGGAATCCCTCACGAGGTTATTGAAGCAGCTCGAGTTGATGGGGCAGGAATGTTCACCACCGCAACACGAATCCAAGTTCCAATGATCTTGAAGTGGATCGCGTACATGCTCATCATGTCATTTGCCACAGGTACCCAGCTCTTCGTCGAACCTCAGCTGCTTGCGTCGGCGACATTCGGTGGAGTTTCCGAATCGTGGTCACCAAACCAGCTTTCACTGGTCTACGCGTTCCACTATGCCGACTTTAATTCGGCGGCAGCACTCAACATGATCCTCCTGATCATTTCGTTGATCGTCGCGATCATTGTCATTCGCAAGATCAAGCTCTTCGAAGTGGAGTAA
- a CDS encoding carbohydrate ABC transporter permease, which produces MSTRRTAEWHPSNDHIPRCVGSAFWWMIVLGFMLFFITPVLWLFQAPLKSDQQLVHEFWLNPGSWNALVTSWSNLMAYQDGIIWRWIGNSILYAGIAMIFAVITCLFAGYALAVMKFRGRKLILMITMIVMMMPNAVLVLPLYLEAKMLGTAGTPLSVILPLAMYPFGVNLVFIYYSTNLPRSILDSARIDGCTEWQVFRKIALPLGKPSIALVSFFSFTTSWNNYFLPFVMLPSTKSYPVTVGLNNLLTSTPAFNPTVGASGLSIFRPELALATVLAVVPVLVLFLFNQRALVAGMMAGANKE; this is translated from the coding sequence ATGTCAACTCGTCGTACAGCAGAATGGCATCCGTCGAATGATCACATTCCACGATGTGTTGGAAGTGCATTCTGGTGGATGATCGTCCTCGGCTTCATGCTGTTCTTCATTACGCCAGTTCTTTGGTTGTTCCAGGCGCCGCTTAAATCTGACCAACAATTGGTGCATGAGTTTTGGTTGAACCCCGGTTCCTGGAATGCGCTGGTCACCTCTTGGTCAAATCTCATGGCCTACCAGGACGGCATTATCTGGCGATGGATTGGAAACTCGATTCTCTACGCGGGAATCGCCATGATATTCGCGGTCATCACCTGTCTCTTTGCTGGATATGCGCTGGCAGTCATGAAGTTCCGTGGGCGCAAACTCATCCTGATGATCACGATGATTGTCATGATGATGCCCAATGCAGTCCTTGTTCTCCCGCTGTATCTCGAGGCAAAGATGCTCGGAACCGCCGGAACCCCGCTCTCGGTGATTTTGCCTCTGGCAATGTATCCGTTTGGCGTGAACCTCGTGTTCATCTACTACTCGACCAATCTTCCCCGATCAATTCTTGATTCGGCACGGATCGATGGATGCACTGAGTGGCAGGTCTTCCGGAAGATCGCATTACCGTTAGGAAAACCATCGATCGCCTTGGTTTCATTCTTTTCGTTCACTACATCCTGGAACAACTACTTCCTCCCGTTTGTCATGTTGCCATCGACAAAGTCCTACCCGGTGACGGTTGGGCTGAACAACTTGCTGACCTCCACGCCGGCGTTCAACCCAACGGTCGGAGCTTCCGGTCTGTCGATCTTCAGACCTGAACTCGCGTTGGCCACGGTACTTGCGGTCGTACCCGTTCTCGTTCTCTTCCTTTTTAACCAGAGAGCGCTCGTCGCGGGAATGATGGCCGGGGCAAACAAGGAATAG
- the deoC gene encoding deoxyribose-phosphate aldolase, whose product MINFNDAKEVASAIQYTNVNPNLTRDQVLAHLKTCVDYGFNAAMIGPCWVPLAKSVLAGTEVRVASTLNFPMANDTLEMKLAALKELAKAGADEFDFPPNPGYLLGGDVELYREELNLIVKAAHDEGMVIKAMLEFGFITDNKLKAISAQIAYESGIDWVKQSSGWGVGGCVATEEDVRILAENIQAPCRVKVSGKVNTREKMEALFKAGAELVGTSSGPAIVDGLVGDIEGY is encoded by the coding sequence ATGATCAACTTTAACGATGCCAAAGAAGTCGCATCGGCAATCCAATACACCAATGTCAACCCGAACCTCACTCGTGATCAAGTGCTTGCGCACCTCAAAACGTGTGTAGATTACGGATTCAATGCCGCGATGATCGGTCCATGCTGGGTTCCGCTGGCAAAGTCCGTGCTGGCAGGTACCGAGGTTCGGGTTGCATCGACATTGAACTTTCCTATGGCGAACGACACCCTCGAAATGAAACTAGCAGCGCTGAAAGAACTTGCGAAGGCCGGCGCCGACGAATTTGATTTCCCACCGAATCCTGGCTATCTGCTCGGTGGAGATGTTGAACTGTACCGTGAAGAACTTAACCTCATCGTCAAGGCAGCTCACGATGAAGGGATGGTAATTAAAGCCATGCTGGAGTTCGGTTTCATCACGGATAACAAACTTAAGGCAATCTCCGCGCAGATTGCCTATGAATCTGGAATTGATTGGGTCAAACAGTCGTCGGGCTGGGGAGTTGGCGGATGCGTTGCGACAGAGGAGGATGTGCGGATTCTTGCCGAGAACATTCAGGCACCTTGCCGAGTCAAGGTATCGGGCAAGGTTAACACGCGCGAGAAGATGGAAGCCCTGTTCAAGGCAGGAGCTGAGTTGGTCGGAACATCCTCTGGTCCAGCAATTGTTGATGGCCTTGTCGGCGACATTGAGGGTTACTGA
- a CDS encoding ribokinase yields the protein MDSTAHVVVIGSYAKALVMTADRIPLAGETLVGRDYRQTYGGKGSDMAIQAARLGAEVDFLGVVGADLFGDEFRELLTAEGISSDRTRVSETRPTGVGFIIKDTDARNVIVVDMGANEEFSPDDIDQRLPRGRQNSVALAQLEVPLDTALYGLRAAKDRGMRTILNPAPAVSLRGRTLEYVDILTPNESEARVLLGLEPDDDISNEEVARRLFDIGVKNVVITLGSKGSLIATPDKTLMVRPIPVDVVDSNGAGDSFNAALAVGLSEEMNLEQASEFASAVSGLCCMDWETVPSYKYRDEVYRYLELVE from the coding sequence ATGGATTCCACAGCACATGTCGTTGTCATCGGGTCGTACGCCAAAGCACTCGTCATGACCGCCGACAGAATTCCACTTGCCGGTGAGACCCTTGTTGGTCGTGACTACCGCCAGACATACGGTGGTAAAGGATCAGACATGGCAATCCAGGCTGCGAGGCTGGGCGCCGAAGTGGACTTCCTCGGAGTCGTCGGCGCAGACCTTTTTGGAGATGAGTTCCGGGAGCTACTCACCGCCGAGGGTATTTCGAGCGATAGAACACGAGTGAGCGAAACACGCCCGACGGGTGTGGGATTCATCATCAAGGATACAGACGCACGAAACGTCATCGTCGTAGATATGGGAGCGAACGAGGAGTTTTCTCCCGACGATATTGATCAGCGACTTCCTCGGGGAAGGCAGAACTCGGTTGCTCTGGCACAACTTGAAGTTCCTCTCGATACTGCGCTCTATGGACTGAGGGCAGCGAAGGATCGTGGCATGCGTACGATCCTTAACCCGGCTCCTGCGGTTTCTCTCAGAGGGAGGACCTTGGAATACGTTGACATCCTGACTCCGAACGAAAGTGAAGCTCGCGTGCTGCTGGGACTAGAACCCGATGATGATATCTCGAACGAAGAGGTTGCACGTCGGCTCTTCGATATCGGCGTGAAAAATGTCGTCATCACACTCGGCAGCAAAGGGTCGTTGATCGCAACGCCCGATAAAACACTGATGGTTCGTCCCATTCCTGTCGATGTTGTTGATTCCAACGGTGCGGGCGACTCATTCAATGCAGCACTTGCCGTCGGGTTGTCCGAGGAGATGAATCTGGAGCAGGCGTCGGAGTTTGCATCTGCCGTGTCGGGTTTGTGCTGCATGGACTGGGAGACTGTGCCGTCGTACAAGTATCGGGATGAGGTTTACCGCTACCTCGAATTAGTGGAATAA
- the rbsD gene encoding D-ribose pyranase codes for MMKPKTILHPELAQALAELGHTDVVLVTDAGFPIPRDARRIDLALYQDVPTVYQILRVLRQHMFAEEVHFAPEVKTHNPDLYSEIQDIYKGSGAKFIPAIHEELIEEWAPKAKVVVRSGSFEPWANFAIIASTDPFAWFTSETVTTLPAYIERREAMSKGVVPDFDM; via the coding sequence ATGATGAAACCCAAGACAATTCTTCACCCAGAGCTGGCGCAAGCTCTGGCGGAGTTGGGCCACACCGACGTGGTTCTCGTGACGGATGCGGGCTTCCCAATTCCGCGAGATGCTCGCCGGATCGATCTGGCGCTATACCAAGATGTACCGACTGTGTACCAGATCCTCCGGGTGCTTCGGCAACATATGTTTGCCGAAGAAGTTCATTTCGCTCCGGAAGTGAAGACGCATAATCCCGATCTTTATTCCGAGATTCAGGATATCTATAAGGGGTCCGGTGCAAAGTTCATTCCGGCGATTCACGAGGAACTCATCGAGGAGTGGGCACCAAAGGCCAAGGTTGTCGTTAGATCTGGTTCTTTCGAGCCCTGGGCAAACTTCGCAATCATTGCGTCGACGGACCCGTTTGCGTGGTTCACGTCGGAGACGGTAACGACGTTGCCGGCCTATATTGAACGCCGCGAAGCAATGAGCAAGGGAGTTGTTCCCGACTTCGACATGTGA
- a CDS encoding sugar-binding transcriptional regulator, with the protein MNVASESHSAWSAIPLEKLRLMTRVSKLYHEQHLKQSEIATVLGISQSRVSRILRRATRVGLVRTVVVIPPDVHSDLESELEKKFGIERAVVITSQPTEDGLIRALGAAAAAYVETTVNDVDILGFSSWSASLLASVDALEQSSTVKADKVVQVIGGSGESTVQILANRTMDRFAQKLHATPVFLPAPVTMESESAVHQLLADRAFTDVIRCWKNMSAVFVGVGTPEASPFFQASGYALSNDDRQSLLDAGAVGDICLRFFDKDGILVDHEFNHRIVGIEPDDFLAIPTRVGVCGGLRKRSAIRAVLRGRWINVLITDSDTAVSLLSES; encoded by the coding sequence GTGAATGTTGCATCGGAATCTCACTCAGCATGGTCGGCTATTCCTCTCGAAAAGCTCCGTCTCATGACCCGAGTTTCGAAGCTCTACCACGAACAACACCTCAAACAGTCAGAGATCGCCACTGTCCTCGGAATTTCCCAGAGTCGTGTTTCTCGAATCCTGCGCAGAGCAACCCGGGTTGGCTTGGTTCGCACCGTCGTCGTCATCCCGCCAGATGTCCACTCAGATCTCGAAAGTGAACTCGAAAAGAAGTTCGGGATCGAGCGTGCCGTAGTTATTACCTCGCAGCCCACAGAGGACGGCCTGATCCGAGCGCTCGGAGCCGCAGCCGCCGCATACGTTGAAACGACGGTCAACGATGTCGATATTCTCGGTTTCTCGTCCTGGTCGGCGTCCTTGTTAGCCTCGGTGGATGCGCTTGAGCAGTCTTCAACCGTGAAAGCGGACAAGGTTGTCCAGGTCATTGGAGGTTCCGGCGAATCCACAGTGCAGATCCTTGCAAATCGAACAATGGATCGTTTTGCCCAGAAGCTCCACGCAACCCCTGTCTTCCTTCCGGCACCCGTGACAATGGAATCGGAAAGCGCTGTTCACCAACTACTTGCCGATCGAGCCTTTACCGATGTCATCCGCTGCTGGAAAAATATGTCTGCGGTTTTCGTAGGAGTAGGCACACCGGAAGCATCACCCTTCTTCCAAGCCTCCGGTTATGCGTTGTCGAACGATGACCGACAATCCCTCCTTGACGCCGGAGCTGTTGGAGACATCTGTCTCCGTTTCTTCGATAAAGATGGAATTCTCGTTGACCACGAATTCAATCACCGAATCGTCGGGATTGAGCCCGACGATTTCCTCGCGATCCCCACGCGCGTCGGCGTATGCGGAGGCCTTCGGAAACGCTCCGCGATACGTGCAGTCCTCAGAGGTAGATGGATCAATGTCCTCATCACCGATTCGGATACGGCGGTCTCACTCCTGAGTGAGTCGTAG
- a CDS encoding ATP-dependent nuclease: MTASHSALFTDENEFAHRRVPKPNDGIFCVIFGANDVGKSSILRMLNFLLGSSTAGLYQTLTPGDLRDSSQPLVVDAEWTDFTDESRRVFPDEITIADDQVSEHLWVQMVVEADEDDEAVTVRRWFPDSGHQRALSREQLEAFGWRFLKATRGVSMIDGGHSPVRTLLASADLGTDEDKLRTILEQFNEELAGNESVGELLNRVAAHLSRAMPRAVTKRDFAVRSVTDPSTDVLQDVTIFLNRGDDQVSLMEQSDGVRQLMSMMLFDLAEGTANVLAIDEPEIHLHPTSQRTVADLLSGAGNQKIIVTHSPYILHRFEPSEVIAVDRHGKCRQIGDKKLTNVEKVRAHWWSPRLLEALTARFVVLVEGDADRVIVEAVARELAIDLDRLGAAVVELDGADKFANVFPILGPDGFGPTLLGLVDKEESDKWVNAFERKPKEVINKHVFISDADLEDEYTRALGGQVAAQALIDGGFCRETGILQASGAAAIEDISVEAVAKFCRNKGKVAAATCISEALDASSAERIGSVARLIRRLDELSRQ, translated from the coding sequence GTGACTGCCAGTCATTCGGCATTGTTTACCGATGAGAATGAGTTTGCCCATAGGCGGGTACCCAAGCCCAATGATGGCATCTTTTGTGTGATCTTCGGCGCAAACGACGTTGGCAAGTCGTCGATCCTCCGAATGCTTAACTTTCTTTTGGGATCGAGCACTGCTGGGTTGTACCAGACATTGACCCCTGGGGACCTAAGGGATTCCAGTCAGCCGCTCGTGGTTGATGCCGAGTGGACGGACTTCACGGACGAGAGCAGGCGGGTTTTCCCTGATGAGATCACCATCGCCGATGATCAGGTTAGCGAACACCTTTGGGTCCAAATGGTGGTGGAAGCGGACGAGGACGACGAGGCCGTAACGGTACGTCGGTGGTTCCCGGATAGTGGCCACCAGCGAGCGCTCAGCCGAGAACAACTTGAGGCCTTCGGATGGCGCTTTCTGAAGGCGACGAGGGGCGTGTCGATGATCGACGGTGGGCATAGCCCGGTCCGGACGCTGTTGGCTTCCGCTGACCTCGGTACCGACGAGGATAAGCTGAGAACCATCCTGGAGCAGTTCAACGAGGAGTTGGCTGGTAACGAGTCGGTCGGGGAGCTCCTTAACAGAGTGGCTGCCCATCTCAGCCGTGCGATGCCGCGCGCGGTCACGAAGCGCGACTTTGCTGTCCGCAGTGTTACTGACCCCTCCACAGACGTGCTCCAAGACGTGACGATCTTCCTTAACCGGGGTGACGACCAGGTCTCGTTGATGGAGCAGTCGGACGGCGTTCGTCAACTCATGTCGATGATGCTCTTCGACCTGGCTGAGGGGACCGCGAACGTCCTCGCGATCGACGAGCCAGAGATCCACCTCCATCCCACCAGCCAGCGGACTGTGGCTGATCTCCTAAGCGGTGCTGGGAACCAGAAGATCATCGTCACACACTCGCCATACATCCTCCACCGGTTCGAACCCTCGGAGGTCATCGCTGTCGACCGACACGGGAAATGCCGACAGATCGGCGACAAGAAGCTGACAAATGTTGAGAAAGTGAGGGCCCACTGGTGGTCGCCGCGCTTACTCGAAGCGCTCACAGCAAGGTTTGTCGTCCTCGTGGAGGGCGATGCCGACCGAGTGATTGTCGAGGCAGTTGCCAGGGAACTTGCTATTGACCTTGACCGGCTTGGTGCAGCAGTCGTCGAGCTGGACGGAGCCGACAAGTTCGCGAACGTCTTTCCCATCCTTGGCCCCGACGGATTCGGACCGACTCTGCTCGGTCTTGTAGACAAGGAGGAGAGTGACAAGTGGGTCAACGCGTTCGAGAGAAAGCCGAAGGAGGTCATCAACAAGCACGTCTTCATCTCTGACGCTGATCTCGAGGACGAATACACCCGTGCTCTCGGTGGACAGGTCGCCGCGCAGGCGCTCATTGACGGCGGGTTCTGCAGAGAAACGGGGATTCTTCAGGCGTCCGGAGCCGCTGCGATCGAGGACATTTCCGTTGAGGCGGTCGCGAAGTTCTGCCGTAACAAAGGGAAAGTTGCAGCAGCGACCTGCATCTCAGAAGCATTGGACGCCAGCAGTGCTGAGAGAATTGGCAGCGTGGCTAGGCTCATCCGCAGGCTCGACGAGTTGAGTCGGCAGTGA
- a CDS encoding UvrD-helicase domain-containing protein, with product MSVFELSGEQYAAATSEKDHLLILAPPGCGKTEVLAHRAAHQIGSLKPHQRVLALTFTKRARANLEERLRSVLGQTRAHRQIVVRNFHGFAAQVVLAHGRTIGLRMEDLGMPETNTMRRAMQAAGGGNAIFAA from the coding sequence GTGAGTGTGTTTGAGCTCAGCGGGGAGCAGTATGCTGCAGCAACCTCGGAGAAGGACCACCTGCTGATCCTCGCACCGCCGGGCTGCGGGAAGACCGAGGTGCTGGCGCACAGGGCTGCCCACCAGATTGGCTCGCTGAAGCCGCACCAGAGAGTGCTTGCCCTCACCTTCACCAAGCGCGCTCGCGCGAATCTTGAAGAACGATTGCGCTCGGTGCTGGGACAGACGCGAGCGCACCGACAGATCGTCGTGCGCAACTTCCACGGCTTCGCCGCCCAGGTCGTCCTCGCACATGGTAGGACCATCGGTCTGCGTATGGAGGATCTGGGGATGCCTGAGACCAACACCATGCGACGCGCGATGCAAGCTGCTGGCGGCGGCAACGCGATATTCGCCGCGTGA
- a CDS encoding sugar-binding domain-containing protein: MNMFSTIDLAILSVGSWEPAESQLRSVFPEEISNELSRLGTRAEVAGLFINDEGELVGEDISSQCITISENDLLSVPRVVAVAGSRKKVRAIHALSRSGLITDLVTDADTARELLKLPAIKKHQHTRRTN, from the coding sequence ATGAACATGTTTTCAACGATCGATCTCGCAATCCTCTCAGTCGGGTCATGGGAACCAGCCGAGTCCCAACTCCGTTCGGTTTTCCCCGAAGAAATCAGCAACGAACTCTCACGTCTTGGCACGCGAGCCGAAGTTGCTGGACTCTTCATTAATGATGAAGGTGAACTTGTTGGCGAAGACATCTCAAGTCAGTGCATCACGATCTCCGAAAACGATCTTCTCAGCGTCCCGAGGGTTGTGGCGGTAGCCGGCTCCCGCAAGAAGGTTCGCGCCATTCACGCGCTTTCCCGATCCGGACTGATCACCGACCTCGTTACTGACGCAGATACAGCGCGGGAGTTATTGAAACTGCCCGCAATCAAGAAACACCAACACACTCGTAGGACCAATTGA
- a CDS encoding MFS transporter, with protein MHRSSEHPNEGTPQDKATSSNSDHVITAAELDDLVRKTPASGKPRKMAALAAIATFGSLLFGYDTGVIAGALPYMYMATEAGGLAINEFEEGLVGAILAIGAAFGAILGGRVSDRKGRRYNILVLAAVFVLGTLGCTLAPNVWILYLFRFILGWAVGGASATVPIYLSESAPTQVRGSLVALDQFMIVFGQLLAYSMNALLSHGHGGPRAQVASDPTGTLTSGEWYSWDQISQIPGVLISAGNGSAWRWMLVLATIPAIVLWIGMRRMPESGRWYAANFRYAEAVGALKRIRNPEHDDVAGEIHEMIDLHRVEQNEGKWSLRRTLGVRWTRRLVFVGIGLACFDQLTGINTAMYYLPKILHAAGFSAADSITINVITGAVACLGAGFGLWLVGRLQRRHVGIYQEAGVTFFLFSLAIVFGVGISPHMLPSGAINEDVPAFLPWLVVILVSLFVFAKQSGTVNWVLLSEIFPSRIRGVAQGFAVGCGWLMNAVVTYVFPVMIEHLGAAWTYTVFGAINVVALAFYVKIVPETRGTSLEKLEEQFQARYGA; from the coding sequence ATGCATAGATCGAGCGAGCACCCCAACGAAGGGACGCCACAAGACAAGGCGACGAGCTCCAATTCCGATCACGTCATCACCGCCGCCGAACTTGATGACCTGGTCCGGAAAACCCCGGCATCGGGTAAGCCCCGGAAGATGGCAGCTCTCGCAGCCATCGCAACGTTCGGGTCGCTGCTATTTGGCTACGACACCGGTGTCATTGCGGGCGCCCTGCCATACATGTACATGGCGACGGAAGCTGGCGGCCTCGCAATTAACGAGTTCGAGGAAGGTTTGGTCGGCGCGATCCTCGCAATCGGCGCGGCATTCGGCGCGATCCTTGGTGGACGAGTCTCCGATCGCAAAGGCCGCCGCTACAACATCCTCGTACTTGCAGCCGTCTTCGTCCTCGGCACCCTGGGATGCACGCTGGCCCCCAATGTCTGGATCCTCTACCTATTCCGCTTCATCCTCGGGTGGGCGGTCGGGGGCGCCTCGGCAACCGTGCCGATCTACCTATCTGAATCAGCACCAACTCAGGTGAGGGGTTCCCTGGTCGCCCTCGACCAATTCATGATTGTCTTCGGACAGCTCCTTGCCTATTCAATGAATGCTCTTCTCTCTCACGGTCACGGTGGCCCGCGAGCGCAAGTTGCTTCCGATCCCACCGGCACCCTGACCAGCGGCGAATGGTATTCGTGGGATCAGATCTCCCAAATTCCTGGAGTCCTCATTTCAGCGGGTAACGGTTCGGCGTGGAGATGGATGCTCGTCCTCGCCACCATTCCCGCGATTGTCCTGTGGATCGGGATGCGCCGTATGCCCGAGTCCGGACGCTGGTACGCCGCGAACTTCCGCTATGCCGAGGCCGTGGGTGCTCTCAAACGCATCCGTAATCCCGAGCACGACGACGTCGCCGGCGAGATTCACGAAATGATCGACTTGCACCGTGTCGAGCAGAACGAAGGAAAGTGGTCGCTGCGGCGGACGCTTGGCGTGCGGTGGACTCGTCGGCTGGTCTTCGTCGGCATCGGACTCGCCTGCTTTGACCAGCTGACCGGCATCAACACGGCAATGTACTACTTGCCGAAGATCCTCCATGCCGCCGGATTCTCCGCCGCCGACTCCATCACGATCAACGTCATCACCGGAGCGGTCGCCTGTCTGGGCGCTGGCTTTGGCCTGTGGCTGGTTGGCCGGCTTCAGCGTCGCCACGTCGGCATTTACCAGGAAGCGGGCGTCACTTTCTTCCTCTTTTCCTTGGCGATCGTTTTCGGTGTCGGTATCTCTCCCCACATGCTTCCGTCCGGTGCAATTAACGAGGACGTCCCTGCCTTCCTCCCCTGGTTGGTCGTTATCTTGGTGTCACTGTTTGTTTTTGCGAAACAGTCCGGAACCGTCAACTGGGTGCTGTTGTCCGAGATTTTCCCCTCTCGGATCCGTGGCGTCGCCCAAGGCTTCGCCGTTGGCTGCGGGTGGTTGATGAACGCGGTTGTCACTTACGTGTTCCCGGTGATGATTGAGCATCTCGGTGCCGCATGGACTTACACCGTGTTCGGAGCGATCAACGTCGTTGCCCTGGCGTTCTACGTGAAGATCGTGCCCGAGACTCGCGGGACATCGCTGGAGAAACTGGAAGAACAGTTCCAGGCCCGCTACGGTGCCTGA